One Rhipicephalus microplus isolate Deutch F79 chromosome 4, USDA_Rmic, whole genome shotgun sequence genomic window carries:
- the LOC119171564 gene encoding glycerophosphocholine cholinephosphodiesterase ENPP6 yields the protein MGPASLRSPREVAFSGLADFGLHVLLLSALGTCKCHALFLAEVSRPRVLLFLIDGLRWDYLEEPHLPGFEELADTGVKAEYVVPVMPTNSYPNWYSIVTGLYAEKHGFVHNYMYDEKYDDYFLMAPHPNASNPHWWNRAEPVWVTAEKNGLRTGMYYWDGCQVEIRGVKPTICFPYRNFGKWPTAERDTKAAISEAVRKLKQNALDFALIYYEAVDAAGHEYGPDSRERKEALKSADYLLKHLLDEATKYNIRDQLSIIVVSDHGMTDTGLDKNDVIDIEPHIDDNDIHCMLDAGAFSMLRPHSDKIDKVYAKLKSLNMKGLNVFRREDLPESYHLKDSYLTQPIVLTTDPGYLLLKPRLTESEKQMPKSNKTVGGGHGYDPVKLVDMRTIFLATGPGLKQGFENRPMRMVDHYNVICRQLGIQPLQNSGSHDNIRDMFVDGAASGSAVASVSLLLVLNILLATPVYL from the exons ATGGGCCCTGCGAGTTTAAGGTCGCCACGCGAAGTCGCATTCTCTGGTCTCGCTGACTTTGGACTCCACGTCCTACTGCTCTCCGCATTGGGTACCTGCAAGTGTCATGCGTTGTTCTTAGCGGAAGTCAGTCGCCCGCGGGTTCTCCTCTTCTTGATCGACGGCCTGCGCTGGGACTACCTGGAGGAACCGCACCTGCCGGGCTTCGAAGAACTGGCTGATACGGGAGTGAAGGCCGAATACGTGGTGCCCGTCATGCCGACAAATTCGTACCCCAACTGGTACAGCATTGTCACCG GACTGTACGCGGAGAAGCACGGCTTCGTGCATAACTACATGTACGACGAGAAGTACGATGACTACTTCTTGATGGCGCCCCACCCAAATGCATCAAACCCGCACTGGTGGAACCGCGCGGAGCCGGTCTGGGTGACGGCCGAGAAAAACGGACTCCGCACCGGCATGTACTATTGGGATGGTTGCCAG GTGGAGATAAGAGGTGTGAAGCCCACGATATGCTTTCCTTATCGAAATTTCGGCAAGTGGCCTACGGctgaaagggacactaaagcggCAATTTCTGAGGCAGTGAGGAAGTTGAAACAGAACGCACTCGACTTTGCGCTTATTTATTACGAAGCCGTCGATGCGGCAG GACATGAATATGGCCCGGACTCAAGGGAGCGCAAAGAAGCACTCAAGAGTGCCGATTACCTGCTCAAGCATCTGCTCGATGAAGCCACGAAATATAATATACGTGATCAG CTCAGCATCATCGTCGTGTCTGACCACGGCATGACGGACACAGGCCTTGATAAGAACGACGTGATCGACATCGAGCCACATATTGACGACAACGACATCCATTGTATGCTCGATGCTGGGGCGTTCTCGATGCTTCGACCACACAGCGACAAGATAGACAAG GTGTACGCCAAGTTGAAAAGCCTGAACATGAAGGGTCTGAACGTTTTCAGGAGAGAGGACCTGCCCGAGTCGTACCATCTCAAGGATTCGTACTTGACGCAACCCATTGTGCTAACTACTGATCCGGGTTACCTGCTCTTAAAG CCCCGCCTTACGGAGAGTGAGAAGCAAATGCCGAAGTCGAACAAGACAGTCGGTGGGGGCCACGGCTACGACCCCGTGAAGCTCGTGGATATGCGTACCATTTTTCTGGCCACTGGTCCAG GACTGAAGCAAGGTTTTGAGAATAGACCTATGCGCATGGTGGACCATTACAACGTCATATGCAGGCAGCTGGGAATCCAGCCACTCCAGAATAGCGGAAGCCACGATAATATCCGTGATATGTTTGTCGATGGAGCTGCCAGCGGCAGCGCAGTCGCTTCAGTGTCATTACTCCTTGTCCTGAACATCCTGCTCGCGACACCTGTTTACTTATAG